The proteins below are encoded in one region of Fibrella aestuarina BUZ 2:
- a CDS encoding malate:quinone oxidoreductase, giving the protein MGKRKDAHVQSSDVILIGAGIMSATLGVMLKELNPNITIQIYERLDQAAAESSDAWNNAGTGHSAFCELNYTPERQDGTIETSKAVKIAESFEQSKQFWAHLVEEGFLKDAPNFIRQIPHMSFVWGDDNVSYLRRRYEAMQQSHLFAGMQYSENPAQIAEWTPLVMQHRDPAQPVAATRMEIGTDVNFGALTRAMFRRLEEMPGVSMHFAHDVSEIWRSKTLGGWKIRVENVTTGAERDVHANFVFIGAGGGSLRLLEKSNIPESKGYGGFPVSGQWLRCTNRAIIDQHHAKVYGKASVGAPPMSVPHLDTRMIDGKQELLFGPYAGFSTKFLKNGSYADLPKSIQMSNLAPMLMAGMHNLALTRYLIQQVMQSPDDRLAALREYFPDAQMGDWELEVAGQRVQVIKKDDEEGGVLEFGTEVVNAADGSIAALLGASPGASTAVSIMIDLLNKCFPEQMQTEAWQAKFREMIPSFGQSLAKDAALLQQVRQHTGQVLGLSQFEYTT; this is encoded by the coding sequence ATGGGAAAACGTAAAGACGCTCACGTTCAATCTTCTGACGTCATTTTAATCGGGGCGGGTATCATGAGTGCCACCCTGGGGGTAATGCTGAAAGAGCTTAACCCCAACATTACCATCCAAATTTATGAGCGGCTCGATCAGGCCGCCGCAGAAAGCTCCGACGCCTGGAACAACGCAGGCACGGGCCACTCGGCTTTTTGCGAACTCAATTACACACCCGAACGGCAGGACGGCACCATCGAAACCTCGAAGGCGGTGAAAATCGCCGAGTCGTTCGAGCAGTCGAAGCAGTTTTGGGCGCATCTGGTCGAGGAAGGTTTTCTGAAAGATGCCCCCAACTTCATCCGTCAGATTCCGCACATGAGCTTTGTCTGGGGCGATGACAACGTCAGTTACCTGCGCCGCCGCTACGAGGCCATGCAACAGTCGCACCTGTTTGCGGGCATGCAGTACAGCGAAAATCCCGCGCAGATTGCCGAATGGACGCCGTTGGTGATGCAGCACCGCGATCCGGCGCAGCCCGTGGCGGCAACCCGCATGGAGATTGGCACCGACGTAAACTTCGGGGCGCTCACGCGGGCGATGTTCCGGCGGCTGGAAGAAATGCCGGGCGTGTCGATGCACTTTGCGCACGATGTGAGCGAAATCTGGCGGTCGAAAACGCTGGGTGGCTGGAAGATCCGCGTCGAAAACGTGACGACCGGGGCCGAGCGCGACGTGCACGCCAATTTTGTCTTTATCGGTGCCGGTGGCGGTTCGCTGCGGCTACTCGAAAAATCAAATATTCCCGAAAGCAAGGGCTACGGTGGCTTCCCCGTCAGCGGGCAGTGGCTGCGTTGCACCAACCGGGCAATCATCGATCAGCACCACGCCAAAGTCTACGGCAAAGCGTCGGTGGGGGCGCCGCCAATGTCGGTGCCGCACCTCGACACGCGCATGATCGACGGGAAACAGGAACTGCTGTTTGGGCCGTATGCCGGTTTCTCGACCAAGTTCCTGAAGAACGGGTCGTATGCCGATCTGCCCAAGTCGATTCAGATGAGCAACCTCGCGCCGATGCTGATGGCCGGGATGCACAACCTGGCCTTGACCCGCTACCTGATTCAGCAGGTGATGCAATCACCCGACGACCGGCTGGCGGCCCTGCGCGAGTATTTCCCCGACGCTCAGATGGGCGATTGGGAACTGGAAGTAGCCGGGCAACGGGTGCAGGTCATCAAGAAAGACGATGAAGAAGGTGGTGTGCTCGAATTCGGTACCGAAGTAGTGAATGCCGCCGATGGCAGCATCGCGGCCCTGCTGGGGGCTTCGCCGGGTGCGTCAACCGCCGTTTCGATCATGATCGATCTGCTCAACAAATGCTTCCCCGAACAGATGCAAACCGAAGCCTGGCAGGCCAAATTCCGGGAGATGATCCCGAGCTTTGGGCAGTCGCTGGCCAAGGATGCGGCCCTGCTTCAGCAGGTACGTCAGCATACGGGGCAGGTGTTGGGCCTGAGCCAGTTTGAGTACACGACATAA
- a CDS encoding response regulator has product MTPSLNNPGFHPKPDVRQTQVMLIDDNIDQLALLHQAIRRGLPNLKVIPAATGVEALVYLESHAHQPWAMPKLILLDLYLPRREDGWHTLLGIQQLPPPFNRIPVIILSASNDQDDIRAAYRRGCLTYLIKPTTTVGWQAYCNTLTSLW; this is encoded by the coding sequence ATGACACCTTCCCTCAATAACCCTGGTTTCCACCCTAAGCCTGACGTCCGGCAGACGCAGGTTATGCTCATTGACGATAATATCGATCAACTCGCCCTGTTGCATCAGGCTATCCGGCGGGGGTTGCCCAACCTGAAAGTCATCCCGGCCGCTACGGGCGTCGAAGCGCTCGTTTACCTGGAGTCGCATGCGCATCAGCCCTGGGCAATGCCCAAACTCATTCTGCTCGACCTGTACCTGCCCCGCCGCGAAGATGGCTGGCACACCCTGCTGGGCATTCAGCAACTGCCGCCGCCCTTCAACCGTATTCCCGTGATTATCCTCAGCGCCTCCAACGATCAGGACGATATCCGCGCAGCGTACCGGCGCGGTTGCCTAACGTACCTGATCAAGCCCACAACCACCGTGGGCTGGCAAGCCTACTGCAATACGCTGACGAGCTTGTGGTAA